One Candidatus Zymogenus saltonus DNA segment encodes these proteins:
- a CDS encoding alpha/beta hydrolase, whose amino-acid sequence MTLEGLYPHKVKRIELVGHDCAYIDEGDERETGSTLVFLHGFSVNLTVFSRNTSYFSKKRRVVALDYPGYYLSEKDEWVSYNIPFMSDAVIELIEKLKLKYVILVGSSMGGAVAMETALKKQDLISSLVLAAPAGFSGRNRLLAALLPLQTKLFPREKIIKKMTTRLYDRVTTFTYDKKLPFLDKITAGYDEMVKRKDYELWINILLDMAREVLRADYRKRAGEIKIPTYILWGEKDEVLPPFGAKIAQKCMGNNISIQMLPDMGHLPFVEAPDLFNRKVDEFLKSEGL is encoded by the coding sequence ATGACCCTGGAAGGCCTATATCCCCACAAGGTTAAGCGGATAGAACTGGTGGGGCACGACTGCGCCTACATCGACGAGGGCGATGAGAGGGAAACTGGATCGACCCTCGTCTTTCTTCACGGATTCTCAGTGAACCTCACCGTTTTTTCGAGAAATACCTCTTATTTCTCAAAGAAGAGGCGTGTCGTCGCCCTCGACTACCCCGGCTATTACCTGTCCGAAAAGGATGAGTGGGTATCCTACAACATCCCCTTTATGTCGGACGCGGTTATCGAGCTTATCGAGAAGCTAAAGCTCAAATACGTAATCCTCGTTGGAAGCTCCATGGGCGGAGCTGTAGCAATGGAAACGGCTTTAAAAAAACAGGACCTTATATCGTCGCTGGTCCTTGCGGCCCCGGCCGGCTTTTCGGGGAGAAACAGGCTCCTTGCGGCGCTGCTCCCCCTCCAGACAAAGCTTTTCCCAAGGGAAAAGATCATAAAAAAAATGACCACCCGCCTCTACGACAGGGTTACCACCTTCACCTACGACAAGAAGCTCCCGTTCCTGGACAAAATAACCGCCGGCTACGACGAGATGGTAAAAAGAAAAGACTACGAGCTCTGGATCAACATCCTCCTGGATATGGCAAGGGAGGTGCTCAGGGCCGACTACCGCAAAAGGGCGGGGGAGATTAAAATCCCCACGTATATTCTGTGGGGCGAAAAGGATGAGGTCCTGCCGCCGTTCGGGGCCAAAATCGCGCAAAAGTGCATGGGGAACAACATATCGATTCAGATGCTGCCCGATATGGGCCATCTCCCCTTCGTGGAGGCACCTGATCTTTTTAACAGGAAGGTGGACGAATTCCTGAAGTCGGAGGGGCTGTAA
- a CDS encoding cupin domain-containing protein, with protein MYSEKAQKLDFKDETVKPGVERGVWNGGPFTVVRYKYAPGAKFPSHSHEASQLTIILEGSIEFSVGEDKIFVTAGETIYIPSGESHSAEVPKDGESVHSINVFYPPREKHP; from the coding sequence ATGTATTCGGAAAAGGCCCAAAAGCTGGATTTCAAAGACGAAACGGTAAAGCCGGGCGTCGAGCGCGGAGTGTGGAACGGCGGTCCCTTTACCGTCGTGCGTTATAAATACGCCCCCGGAGCGAAATTTCCCTCTCACAGCCACGAGGCCTCTCAGCTGACGATCATTCTGGAGGGCAGCATAGAGTTCTCCGTAGGCGAGGATAAAATTTTCGTCACGGCGGGAGAGACCATCTATATTCCCTCCGGAGAGTCCCACAGCGCAGAGGTGCCTAAAGATGGCGAATCTGTTCACTCCATAAACGTCTTTTATCCCCCGAGAGAGAAGCACCCCTAA
- a CDS encoding MFS transporter: protein MNNDSSAFTKGQAIYALVILVLINSVNYMDRYVVGILFPLIKADLDLSDSQLGLLGGIAFTVFYAIMALPMGLAVDRFRRKYVLVFGIFLWSLATFSSGLAGRFITLFTARAFTGTGESSAHPAGVSMLGDYFSEKVRATMIAVFQMGVPLGAGLGIILGGILAVKYGWQKTFFIYATPGIILIPFILFMKEPVRGGSEGLTADASERIELEGFGTKVRKILSLRTLRYHYAATALIMFGSQGFNIWMPSYLERVWHYDLAVAGKIAGIAMLVGGVVGALGGAIIADIWSRKDSTARIKTQALAALIAVPFMFLVLITQSKSILIASFFIAVILSVAMFPILSAIIVNLTEPQDRGVAMALLLLFQTGIGFSLGPAFVGWTSDIFNHFGFENSLIYGLVVLPLSYIVVAVMGILALRHFRSDYEMVQKKIADLAKK from the coding sequence ATGAACAACGATTCATCCGCCTTCACCAAAGGGCAGGCGATTTACGCCCTCGTTATTCTTGTTCTTATAAACTCGGTCAACTACATGGACAGATACGTAGTAGGTATACTTTTCCCTTTGATAAAAGCCGATCTCGATCTTTCCGACTCTCAGCTGGGTCTTTTGGGCGGCATTGCCTTTACGGTCTTCTACGCCATAATGGCGCTACCGATGGGCCTTGCCGTCGACCGCTTCAGGAGAAAGTACGTCTTGGTCTTCGGTATATTTCTGTGGAGCTTGGCGACCTTTTCATCGGGACTTGCCGGAAGGTTCATAACCCTCTTTACCGCCAGGGCCTTTACCGGTACGGGGGAGTCGTCGGCGCACCCCGCCGGTGTCTCGATGCTCGGGGACTACTTCAGCGAAAAGGTGAGGGCCACGATGATCGCCGTATTTCAGATGGGCGTCCCCCTCGGCGCGGGATTGGGCATAATCCTTGGGGGAATCCTCGCGGTGAAATACGGGTGGCAAAAAACCTTTTTCATCTACGCAACCCCCGGAATTATCTTGATTCCGTTTATCCTCTTCATGAAGGAGCCGGTAAGGGGAGGCTCCGAGGGCCTGACCGCCGATGCGAGCGAAAGAATAGAACTGGAGGGATTCGGGACGAAGGTCAGAAAGATTCTCTCCTTGAGAACGCTCCGTTACCACTACGCGGCCACCGCCCTGATCATGTTCGGATCCCAGGGCTTCAATATATGGATGCCCTCCTACCTCGAAAGGGTATGGCATTATGATCTCGCGGTTGCTGGGAAAATTGCCGGCATAGCTATGCTTGTCGGGGGTGTCGTCGGCGCCCTGGGCGGGGCGATAATCGCGGACATCTGGTCACGAAAAGACAGCACGGCGAGGATAAAGACTCAGGCCCTCGCTGCCCTAATAGCCGTCCCCTTCATGTTCTTGGTGCTTATAACGCAGAGCAAATCGATACTGATAGCATCGTTTTTCATAGCCGTAATCCTCTCCGTTGCGATGTTTCCGATTTTGTCGGCCATCATCGTCAACCTGACGGAGCCCCAGGACCGTGGCGTGGCCATGGCGCTTCTGCTCCTCTTCCAGACGGGGATAGGCTTCTCCTTGGGGCCGGCCTTCGTGGGATGGACAAGTGATATTTTCAACCATTTTGGATTTGAAAACTCCCTGATCTACGGGCTTGTCGTCCTGCCCCTATCGTATATCGTCGTAGCGGTCATGGGAATATTGGCCCTTCGTCACTTCAGGTCGGATTACGAGATGGTACAGAAGAAGATAGCCGATCTTGCAAAAAAGTGA
- a CDS encoding nitronate monooxygenase — protein MTKSVLKTKICDMIGMEYPVFCAGMGSIYFGMKSVTGSKLAAAVSEAGGIGVIGAAMMTLDEMRQAIREVKEITKKPFGVDLLLPSGVEENAGDLSGLKNISIKELQEYLPKEQRDFVDSLMKELNLKDISFEPNLNMTLMRPRDAVDICLEEKVPVFAAGLGNPAFMVDEAHAQGMVVMGLVGNVKNAKRVAASGVDIIIAQGTEAGGHTGRVGTLALVPQVVDAVSPVPVLAAGGIADGRGLAAALTLGAEGVWVGTAFIATEESDDYQFNKEKIVSADEEGTQITKIFTGKTMRGIKNELMRRWDEAGLQTLPMPLQSLLMADLVCGLIEEERTDYISPPGGQAAGLVKEIRPARKVLEDIVKGAINIMTVDIPNRVEASEK, from the coding sequence ATGACGAAAAGCGTACTTAAGACGAAGATTTGTGACATGATAGGAATGGAGTATCCGGTGTTCTGCGCCGGGATGGGGAGCATTTATTTCGGGATGAAGTCCGTAACCGGCTCGAAGCTCGCGGCCGCTGTAAGCGAGGCGGGCGGAATCGGCGTCATAGGCGCCGCGATGATGACGCTGGACGAGATGCGCCAGGCCATAAGGGAGGTGAAGGAGATTACCAAAAAGCCGTTCGGCGTCGACCTCCTTTTACCCTCCGGCGTAGAGGAAAACGCCGGCGATCTTTCGGGCCTGAAGAATATTTCCATCAAGGAGCTTCAGGAATATCTGCCCAAGGAACAGCGGGATTTCGTGGACTCCCTTATGAAGGAGCTGAATCTAAAGGACATCTCCTTCGAGCCTAATCTGAACATGACCCTTATGAGGCCGAGGGATGCGGTCGATATATGCCTTGAAGAGAAGGTTCCCGTATTTGCGGCGGGACTGGGCAATCCCGCCTTCATGGTGGACGAAGCCCATGCCCAGGGGATGGTGGTTATGGGGCTTGTTGGAAACGTGAAAAACGCCAAGAGGGTCGCCGCTTCGGGAGTGGATATCATTATCGCCCAGGGAACCGAGGCGGGGGGCCACACGGGAAGGGTCGGGACACTTGCCCTGGTTCCCCAGGTCGTGGATGCCGTCTCACCAGTTCCTGTGCTGGCGGCGGGCGGCATAGCCGACGGCAGGGGACTGGCGGCGGCCCTTACCCTGGGCGCCGAGGGCGTCTGGGTCGGGACAGCCTTTATCGCCACCGAAGAGTCGGACGACTACCAGTTCAACAAGGAGAAGATCGTCTCCGCAGACGAGGAGGGAACCCAGATCACGAAGATATTTACGGGAAAGACCATGAGGGGGATTAAAAACGAGCTTATGAGGAGATGGGACGAGGCGGGGCTTCAAACCCTTCCCATGCCCCTTCAGTCGCTCTTGATGGCCGATCTTGTCTGCGGGCTTATCGAAGAGGAGCGCACCGATTATATCAGCCCCCCGGGGGGACAGGCCGCGGGCCTCGTGAAGGAGATAAGGCCCGCCCGCAAGGTCCTCGAAGATATTGTTAAAGGCGCGATAAATATTATGACGGTAGATATCCCGAATAGGGTGGAGGCGTCGGAAAAGTAG